gagccatcatccggggaggactcagagtagagccgctgctcctccacgtcgagaggagccagttgaggtggctcgggcatctgatcaggatgcctcctggacgcctccctggtgaggtgttccgggcacatcctaccgggaggaggcccaggggaagacccaggacacgctggagggactatgtctcccggctggcctgggagcgccttgggattcctcctgaggagctggcccaagtggctggggagagggacgtctgggcctccctactgaagctgctacccccgcgacccgaccccggataagcggaagaagacggacggataGACGGCATTGTTATGAGGGAAAAGCTGCCAGGGAAGCTCCAAATCCATTAAAACAAACTAACGTGCATGGCCTATAATGCACCTTACTTCCCTGTTCTACATATAAAACTAGgcagtgatttttaaaaataggCTGCACAGCTCACTGGGGATCTCATGCTAAGCATATGAATCTGGAGTCCAGTCAAGAATTCTGatacaaaacatttgaaaattcCTTGATAGGGACTTCAAGCTGATTTAGTCATTATTCAAATCTTAAAAACTTCCCTTTCCTGTGATGTAATGTTCAACACTCTGCTGTTGAATACCGGATTCCCAGATGATACTCAGTGTGTGTTGCTGTTAGTGTGAAATCTGCATTTTTCCTTTAGATTTACCTCAAAGTAGTCCTgctccaccatcttccctgttTCCATAGTGTATTTACATGTCAGGTAATCAAGTGCCATTGCAGCAATCCCATGTGAGGCCAGCAAAGCTGCACGGTACTCCACCAACTGTCCTCCGCCACCCCACAGGTCCAGAAGACCAGGAAAAGGTCCAGGTCCTTCAAACAAGTCATATCAGTAAAAACAATTCAGTGGAAATATTTGCTAGTTAGGAACAGAACTGTTTTTcataaagaaaactttactgCCAGCTGTTTCAAGGTTTTGCCAGGCAACACTGCCAAATGGGCCTTATTTTACTTCTGTACTATATCGTAGTAGATCAATGAATGATTGCTTGAAACAAGCAGTAAGGGAATGAGAGGGGCTTTAGGAAAAAATTTGTATGAATGATATGTCAATTTTGTTCAAAACATATTCTGTGTTTGTACGTTGTGTGAAAACTGTCTGCTGCTGActgttgtgttaaaaaaataaatagaaatgtttggtCACTTCCTTACATGGCTTGGAGTGAACAGCAAACAAGAATTCtcaggggtttctttttgtcacTCTTCCATGAAGGTCAGATTTGAGGACCACATGACTAATAGCTGCTATGTCCTCAGACTGTCCAACCTGAGCTGAGGATcaatgcagctcctccagagttgctaTCTTGGCTACTTCTCTGATAAATAGGTATGGGGTACCGAAACCCGGTATCTAAACGGCCCTGGGGCCCATCGGACAGTCCTCGTCGACCAACACGCTTAAGACTTATCAGTCCTCTTAACGGTATTTTTAAGATCACACTCAGTTTTTGAGGCAGACTCCAACCCACACATCATTGTTTTGCTCTCTCGTGTTCACCTAGCTTACTTTGATCAACACTGACTGTTGCCaactatttagcaacttttcagacctcTCTCgtgactttttatttaaaagtgacaGGCAATGGATGGTCTTGTTTGAGACTTCGGCAACTAATAAAAGCACCAATCATTCTGGGTTTACTGTTTCTTCAGCAAACTGTGAGTGCAGCTTCATGAGACCGACTTGTCTATTTCCCCATTGAAAATGAGTCACGCTTCCACTACATTCCACAGCGGaatgtaaatatattataaacataatttaattcatttcatttcattcttTGGGTAATGGTACCTACTTACTTACTTAAATAGATCCCTCCCTGCAACCAATTCATAGGCAGCCTCTTTCATTTATTCACCTCATTCTCTGTGGAAGCTTCTGCTatcttttggttaaaattgaaACACTTATAAATGTAGTTTGGATTCaggtaaaacattatttaatacttgaaaattattttatagagttcttttttgctttgagcatattcagtgtttttaataattttctgtcttgtcagtgTTATACCTCTCTCCTACAacacactttttattcaaggtagtgttttagccttttgtttatacaaaaagttatttatataatgtttatATTGCTctgtttctataaaaaaaatattttgtttgcttttgttccaattgtttaaataataatccagtcattattatttgtttttacccttttgtttgattaaaatataagtATTGATAATGGTATCGATAAAATACCAGATCGATAAAGAGTATCGTTAAGAGGAGTAGTATTGATAAATTCTTAATGACACTCATCCCTACTGATTAATGCCCTCGTTCAGCCTGTTGGTGTAGGTGGACCTCCATGTGTTGCTTTGTTCCTTAGTCTTCTGAGGCTATTGGTcatctaatgttctctaacagacCTCTGAAGCCAGAAGCAGAACAGCTGCAGTTGTACGGAGGCTATTTTACACCGAGCTGGACTATGGATTAGATGACATCTGAAGCCAACTAACAGCACTGGAACGTATTTAGCAGTATGagaatatacacatatacagtaCAGACGGCATACCGTTAGGGTTAGGGTCCCATTCTATCTTAATGAAGAAATGTTCACGGCTGCATTTATAAAACCTTCAACATGTATGAAAACTTTTTTAACCACTCTGTTGCCTCTAAACCAACTGGACAGGTTTGTCTTACCTGAAGGCAGGAACAGGGTTGCAGTGAGTCCATCCTCTGTGACTGCGATCCTTCGGACACCAGGCGCCATGTACCAGCGCTCCACCTCTGTGCCGGCCAGTGGCACCTGATCCCCAAAACCCTCTGTCAGGTGACCCTTGTAAACAGAGATTGTGATCACCATGGGGGCCTGGacgtttttctttctcatcCTGTAGATAAAAGGAGAGGCGCTGTTGTGATACTGGTAGTGAAATCTGGACTGAAAGGCAACAGATGCATAACTGGCTAACCTAAGACCCGGTTTGCTGCCTGGAACTGGTTTGAGGCTCCATAACAAACCCATGGCTTCAACCCCTGAATATGTCCCACCCACACTGCAATCTTCTGAAACTGTAAAGGAGAGGCAAAAAATTGAAGCACTGGCAGCATGTCTCGTTACATGGCTGAGTATTGCTACGTCTGGAGTAAGATCCACAAACCGTTTATAACCCCGCTGGCATCAGAAGTGTAGTGGGCGAACGCATGCCAGCTGTGTCCATCTTCGCACTGGTGGGAGGCGTGGATGGTCAATGGGCAACTAGGGACGGTGTTCTGGACCAGCACAACAAACTTCTCATCCACAAGTCCTCTGGAGGGCTGGACCGACAGCGCCACACAACACGGCTTCTCTTCCATCTTTAACTGCTAACAACAGGATTAAAAACAGAAGCTGTGAATGTGATGTATATgtgaattcatttttattttatcttacttccttttctgttttgtcttccTGTTACCCGTTTTTCTATTACATAAAGTCTTAGTTTTAGGGTTCTGTACCTGTGGCATATTTTAAAGAATCAGGGGCCTCATTGCGTATGCACAAATTGGGATCTGAAACTTGTGCACGTTACTTCCCACGGTGGGatctataaaaaagaaaaaaatgaaatgaaaattaaattggTGAGGCAGAGagtgaagtggtgaattgcagccagaCTGActcctctcagacgttcaatttcaTGTCACATGAAATTCAACATGTCAcacttttaaatccttcctttctCCTTTTAAATAACTCAGCTGTGCCTATATAAAGTTGAACTGCCATGCTTTgctctgaattcctcgttattgttgccccgCAGCTCCTCTTTTAACTCTGTTTTGAGTTTCGTCTGaaagcaactcgttttggtgctgtctctttaaaggAGGCACCTCACACCCCACCCTCCTCCAGGTCACACAGCGTCTTCGTAGACCAACAAGCTTCAGTCTTATCGGTCCTCTTAACTGTATTTTTAAGGTCTTATTAAATTTTTCAGGGAGACTCCAAACCAAACAACATTGTTTTGCCGATCTTCTCCATCTAAAGAATCGCAATTTTTCAGACTGCTctagtgactttttttattcaaaagggaCAAGCAATGGATCTAGtgatttgttttcctgttgtttctgtgacgttcctggcactggagctgatctaattactactcagcacacctgttcagCCTCCACCCGGCCTGCTATCAACCCTCAATGGTTTCACCTGGTCTCTCCTCCATATAAACCCCGCTCTAACCAGCTTCTAGTGCTAGAATGTCTCAAACCTACGGTAAGAGCCTTCCAGCAGTTGTTTATGTTACAAACATGCCTGTATGCCTTTCTGTTGCCCAACTCTTTGTGCCCAAGCTTGCCTGATCCCAGTCTGTTCATGTCTACCTGCTTTACCTCATCAGGACTTCCCTCCGTCTACTCTGCTCGTCGCAGCTtgacctgcctgttttcctgGAATTATGTCggtttctgtttgcctgcccCCATCTGTGAATAAACCCCTTTCAAGCATTTGCTCCATGTttcggctgaatatcgggttctggTCAAGCAAAATCATTACAGTTTCAGACTTTGGCAACTAGTAAAAGCACCGATCTTTCTGGGTTTTTACTGTCTCTACAGCAAACCGTGAGGGCAGCTGTAAGCCCCCTGCTTATGAGTTCTGACAGGCGATCAGACTCCGTGTGGTGAAGTCAGGTGAGACCGACTCGTCTGTTTCCTCATTGAGTTACGCATCAGCAAAGTTCCCACTAGATTCTTTAATAGGTAAtaggatttattattatttttttctctcttgagATTGCAACACTTATAGATCCCTCCCTGTAACTGATTCCCATGCAGGCTCTAATTTATTCACCTCATCCACTGTGGGTGCCTCTGCTATATTTTGGATAATATAATAACAATGTAGTTTGGATTCAGGTACAATATTTAATGCTTGAAATAATCTTAtagaggatatatatatatatatatatatatatatatatatatatatatatatatatatatatatatatatatatatatatatatatatatatatatatatataatttttttttctgtcttgtcagtgTTCTCTCCTACGgcatactttttattcaagatagtGTTTTAGCCTTTTCTACATAACAATTTGTATTGCTctatttttataacattttctttttttgttccaaatgtttaaaaaaaataaataaaccagtcaacatttgtttttagtttttttttacccctttgattaaaaaataagtattgaTAATACGGATAAAATCAATGCATATTGTTAAGAGTAGTAGTGTCGACAAATCCTTAACGACACCCATCCCTACTGCttggggacggtgtaatgaactgcaactgaacattttgacaTATCCACTTgaagcttcggcatccttcaccTAGCATTACTTCACTGTCTGCGTCGCCAGTTTTccctgtctccaaaatgagtgtacgcatgggtcagagttgctgcgaggaccgcacattttcctatcaaatctatttttttatagatcccaacttttgaATGGAAAGTGACACACGAGattcaggccccattttgtgtGAACACACGCTTTATAAATGAAACCCATGGCCTGTTGCCTAACCTGTTACATGATGCAACAGGGTAGTTGTTGCTCCCTTCTGGCTGTACCACCAACTGTTTGAGCACAGGTAGTTTCTTATGCCCATTTTCTCTAGGGATaactccattttctttttaggtgTGCATGGGCTTTTCCTTCTACAGACCTATTATTACTTCACCTGAGACACTTTGCACCGATGTCGGCACAACCAACCTTCTCAACCAGTCCGAAGCAGTAGTGGGATTTGGTTTCGCCTGCAAAGCTCACAGTGACAAAGTCCCCAGCAGACGGATCCTTGTCTAATCAACATCATGGACATCTGAACTCTCATAGTCAGTGGTGTTTTTAAGTATATAGCATTGTCACTTTCTTATGAGCAACTGTACACAACCATTCATGgccagtatgactggaaaagtgatACAAGTTtggtccatttaccatttttttatataactgtTATATAAACTGTCTGAGCAGTTATATACTACTTAAATGTGTTTACCTGTCATGCTCTGTACTTTGCATGATGATAGAAATGGCTTTAAAATATGTGTGGTGAGATTTTTCTTCTATGGTTATCTAGAAACAGGGGGTGGCACAAATCACACATCTCCCCAAATGGTAAGGAAACAGTGTTTGTTCCATAATTTTCAGGCTCAGGGGTGAACTTCTCAACTGAACGTGTCTCAGATGTGCCTAAAGCGGGCAGTAATTCTGACCAAAGGCAGCTGCGATATACTAAAGGACAGAGTAGGTAGGAGAGAATGAGCAACAGATGGTTGAAGAAGCATGGCTTCCTAAGATGCTTCACAGCAGAAGCTCCCAGTAAAGTGGAGCCACGTTAGAAAGGAAGCTCACTGACCTTGTCTGaaagatgaattctcgcggtatttgtgcgttcacaaaaaCACGAGATAACGCGATAATGTGTAGAACTAGAGTGCTAAACATGACCAATCTGACTGGCCAGTTTAGAAGCTCACCGCAGCAGCTGCAGACCTTCGTAGCGTTGTGGTCTTCGGCTTCCTTCGTGAGTTTGTGTCTCTACTTTGTCTCCGGCAGGGTCTATACCTCCCCGCCAACACCCTAAGGCTCTAAAGTCCAAACCTGAGAAACATTAGTTTTCCGGCTGCAGCCTTCAGTCTCCTCCCACAGACGCGGCGCCATTCATGGACACTAGATGGCGCAAGAAGCAAGGATTAAAAATCACTCTGTATGGGACGGGGATCAAAACCACTTCAATTGAGGTGCAGTTTGTCGCACAAAACAATAGATCTCCAGGTATTTTAGGCTCCAGAAGAACAgaaatagatatatagataaacTTTATTCCGGACACATAGTCcactaaatacataaataaactaattaaaTAGATAAGAATAAATACCCTTcattgtccctcagtggggaaCGTGAGAGACAAATGAAAGCATGCAGTCGCAAAGTAAAGTACAAATCTAAAATCAAAAAGAAGACTCTTGCAAGTAAGGGCAAATTtgcaaacaagaaagaaaatactgtacagttattgTTAAAAACCGGCATAATCCAAACATTAAAGAACTGTGCAACTGAGTTGGGTGAGtttaagaaatgtgcaaaacctgTACGAATATTTATGcacaaaaaacagaatatttacAAGACTGAAAAGGTGCAGAACAGCATGAGGCGCAAACACTTATTTGTTGGATTTATTATGGagatttattattgttttaattagttttacaatataaaatctgaaaagtgtggcatgcatttttatttggcCCCTGTGAGCCTATCCTTCATAATCAATATTTCAATTAACCATATACAAAGTTCTTTACAACATTCGAAATGTGACCAAAATCCCCAACAGCAAaattaaaacagacaaacagataaacaaaatccatgttgaatgtggcaaatctgcaattagactcagtcacttaaacaatatcagagggactttaatctcaaaaataaaaattttctttttttaatattatgagTTTAGTTTcatatccctttggcttcattctcttgactttattctcataaagaatagaaataattataagaatctaacctggccctattactccaggactaagataattctgcaaactgtgactattctggaaatgttcccccttaattgtcataatatgatgttcttctcataatattaccacttttgtctttttttttttttttttttacttttttctcctatgacttttttctcatattagtaattttatttcttttatactcccccaaaaagtctgttgctaatctgtgtctataccagatcttaaaagggTCACACAGTTTTaggaaataatgaagaccacaatgtttagatttaaccaattgatttttatattcataacacatacacatatatatttctctctctctctctctctctctctctctctctctctctctctctctctctctctctctctctctctctctctctctctctctctcattcatatatatatatatatatatatatatatatatatatatatatatatatatatatacgttgACATacaaacctgcgcccaatgaagtgtctacgtatataatgtctatgtgaTCACCCACTGCTTGCACCTTGCCCTTGGTAATTCATCAGCTGGACAGACTGTCCACTGTCTATCTATGATCGGTTATTGGCTTTCCAGcaattacataattttaaacaccaaaaaaaaaaaaacagagacaatgATTATAGCGCCATCCTGCTCTTTATTCTATAATCAGTCAGGTTTGTTACATTTTGTCCTATTCCGAAGTCCAGCATCTGAGATCTTGGTGTAATTTTTAATTCTTCTCTGGGCCTTCACTCACATGTGAAATCTCTGTCTcgctcctgttttttttatttattattattattatttaaacaacaTTTCTAAACTGTGACATGTGGTCTCCTCAGCCGAATTTGAAAAACTAATTCAGGTATTTGTATCATCATGCTTAGATTATTGTAATGCTCTATTTACTGGGTTGGATAAATCTTCACTCTCAAGCCTCCAAACCATATAAAATGCTGCAGCCAGGCTTTTGACTTCTTCCAGAAAGCAAGATCACATCACCCATATTTTATATTCCTTACACTAGCTACCAATAATGTTCAGGTTTCACTTTAAAATTCTTACAGTAACACAGGAGCGCTAAACAACCAGGCTTCAGATTACTTATGTATTCTTACAAATTATGCTTGTTCCCTTCTTTTAGAAGCTCAGATTCTGTTAGTTGTGCCACGGaccagattaaaaacaaaaagggactCTTTTAAGAAGCAGTTAAAACCTTATTTTTCAAAGAGGCCTTGAATGttgattttattgtcattttatcttattttatcttattttaattgttgttttattggttttctgtACAGCATTTTGTGATTATGTGTGAAAGGTGCGTAATAAATACACTTTACTTACTAAAGTGCATTGATTTAATGCCTTCTCATGCTTAcaaaacacacgagaatccatcttgtaccgcttcCGCCTCAACCGTTTCGGGTACCAAACCAAAAACAGTTATGGTCAGCCacattatggtttaaggcgggacgtaccagctgtgacgaaagcaagagctggcGAGCCCACAATGGAACCGAGTGAACATGACAGTGCGGGAGGATGCACATATAGCTGCTACTATCAACcgtgttttgtcagaatccaaaatttcatctttgaaagtaGAACAGCAACAAGTGCCTTGACTAGtttaccttgttgtggtttctcatgacggctgctgcttacattttcatttgataccgtgattggctaaaaagCAACATTTGGTAGGAAGTctctaggtgtcgcttcgcccaatcagctcagagagttctgctgcatgtccctcctttccctgtcCAGATTAGATGGAAGCAGTCccagattaataatgtgcagaacggagagtgctacaccTTATCAATCTGGTTGGACAGGTTATATCCCTTTGGCCAGCGGCTGCTTTGTTACCCCGATGTCACTGTGTATTGGAGAAGAGACgaaacatttcaagaaagaaTAACCCATCCAGAGAAcctcctcaatgtttttttctgatttggGCTTAAAGGTTCTCCAACAGGGTCTGTACCTCCACACCAGGACTCTCCATGCAGCTCCTACTCAGCCTCTCCTATTGCtaatgttttgttattgttggcCACCAGATCGCACCAAGAGCGAACATCAAAACCTACTTTATTCAGTAACTCCAGTTAATTCAAGTACGAAGAACAGCAGAAATGTTCTCCTCTGCctcttaggtttttttttaaatcaccaaTATCATTGCTGACTTAAAAAGTAGACTTTCTcccttttatttttcactgcaaGCAATTCACACACAAGAGAACCAGATGGAGAGGACTTTCCTCACTCCTCATACCATCATAAGTCCAAACAGATTTATAATTATATCAGATGTAATGTACAAGCTGGAAAACAGAATCCCAAATCCAGGAGTGTATAAAGTAAACAGTGTGGTAGATATAGACCAAAATCAATATTTTCTTACAGATGATGATTCtaattgggaaaaaaagaaggtgaCCATAAAGGGAACTCAACAGAAAAGGTTTGATGTTATCAAAAATTAACTAAGTGGGTAATAAGATGCATTTCCAACAGTTGAAAAAGGAGAAAGTTAATATTGACAAGGCGGCTTCTCGATCTTCCTGTCTTATTCACTAAGGCCCGCCTCACCCGGTTCGtagatttggcagcaaag
This genomic stretch from Fundulus heteroclitus isolate FHET01 chromosome 2, MU-UCD_Fhet_4.1, whole genome shotgun sequence harbors:
- the LOC105927029 gene encoding peroxisomal succinyl-coenzyme A thioesterase; amino-acid sequence: MPQQLKMEEKPCCVALSVQPSRGLVDEKFVVLVQNTVPSCPLTIHASHQCEDGHSWHAFAHYTSDASGVINVSEDCSVGGTYSGVEAMGLLWSLKPVPGSKPGLRMRKKNVQAPMVITISVYKGHLTEGFGDQVPLAGTEVERWYMAPGVRRIAVTEDGLTATLFLPSGPGPFPGLLDLWGGGGQLVEYRAALLASHGIAAMALDYLTCKYTMETGKMVEQDYFEAAYTFLQKHPKVLSSRIAMLGLSLGTSITLKTAVYSEVMKLRCAVSISGSHVQPLDGFLKETLGYFNENSGKTCFTEDNEAIWRNLLLPIPTDPSLKVDVGKLQCPLMLIVGEDDQNWCAYESAMDIKEMMERAGNSHLLTLLSYPNAGHLIEPPYTPHARSSLFRDVKSRQMLMALWGGQTLEHSRAQEDAWRKLLVFLRKNLYGGVKSTSPLSNL